TGCGTCCTAATTGTTCTTTGAATAATCTGGGTTTCATTGTGTTGATGTCTTTGTTGTCAGCCATTTGCTTGATTTCGGGTATATTCTTTTTGCTGATTGGCGCGTGGCCTGTATTTGGTTTTTTCGGCCTTGATATTTTAATGCTTTATCTTGCTTTTCGGCTTAATTACCGTGCGGCAAAGCGTTATGAGCTTGTAGAGATTTGCGATGATCGGTTGACCGTAACAACCGGCTGGGACGGGGTGGCAACAGATCTCAAAGCGTTTGATCCATATTGGGTTCGGCTGCAGCTGTCTAAATCTGAACGCGCGGTAGGGCCGCTTCATCTTACATCTCATGGACAAAAGCTTGAAATAGCATCTTTTCTTGGCCCAGACGAGCGTTGCGATTTTGCTGATGCACTTGGCAACGCGCTACAAAACTACCGTACCGTTTAAAACTTCGTTGTTTGCATTAAATATTTTTGTGACTAAGCTGGAGATATGTCACAAAATAACAATAATTATGCGGCAGGATTTGACACCCCGTTGGGGCGTATGATTTTACTTGCTGAAGACACCTCAACAGAAAATAAGAAAGCCACTTCAATGCAGCTTATTGGGTTAGGCTTTGCCGGTATAAAAATGAATGATGAAGCGGTCATCGCCGATTTGTCTCGTCAGCTTGGCTGTCAAAATGTGCTGTCCAACCCCGAAAAGCTCAGGCCTCTTGCCACCCAAATTCTTGATCAGCCACATAAAGTACCCGTGTCGTTGCGCGGTACGAATTTTCAGAAAAAAGTGTGGCGCAGGCTCATGGAAATTCCAACAGGCACTACAACCACATATGGAAAGATTTCTGATAATTTGCAAAGCGCGCCGCGCGCGGTCGGTACTGCTGTCGGCAAAAACCCTATTTCCCTGCTCGTTCCCTGTCACAGGGTTATCGGTTCAACAGGCCATCTGCATGGTTATAGATGGGGGTTGGATATTAAAAAATCCTTACTCGCAGCCGAGGGTGCGCCCGTTTCAGTTGCGCTTTAAAATAACAGGACTTTGAAGTTAAAGTGTTTTGGGCGTCGCCGCGCCAGTGCTGGAAATATCATAAATTATAGGTTCGCCTGTGCCAATTTCCTTGGCAAGAATTTCTTCTTGGGACAGGTTCTCCAGCATCATAACAAGCGCGCGTAACGAATTGCCATGCGCCGCAACCAGAACATTTTCACCATCCAATAAGCGTGGCTTGATGCTGGCTTGATAATAAGGCAACACTCTGTCGGCGGTGTCCTTTAGGCTTTCACCGCCGGGTGGTGGAATATCATAGGAGCGACGCCATATATGCACCTGTTCGTCACCCCATTTTTCACGAGCGTCATCTTTGTTTAGGCCCGCAAGGTCGCCATAGTCGCGCTCATTCAGGGCTTGATCTCTGATGACGTCAAGGTCGCCCAACCCAAGAGCGTCAAGAATAAGCGCGCAGGTTTTTTGGGCGCGCTGTAAATCAGATGTAAAGGCAACATCAAAATTATAACCGGCTTGCTTGAGTGTCTTGCCGGCTTGAACGGCCTCTTCAACACCTTTTTCTGTCAAATCCGGATCGCGCCAGCCCGTGAACAGATTTTTTGCATTCCATTCACTTTTCCCGTGACGCACAAGAACTAAACACCCCATTGTGTTGCCTCCTAAAGACCTAAAACATCTGACATGGTATAGAGGCCGGGAGATTTATCTCCGCCCCATAAGGCGGCTTGAAGTGCGCCTTGTGCAAAAATATCCCGACTTTCAGCGTGATGACTGAGAACAAGACGTTCATTTGGCCCTGCCAGAATAAGCTGATGATCTCCAACGACACTCCCGCCGCGCAGGGCTGAAATACCAATCGCGCCGTGTTCACGTGGCCCCGTTAGCCCGTCACGACCACGGTCTGCAACCTCGTCCAGCGAGACATCGCGCCCTTCGGCTGCCGCTTCAGCCAGCATTAAAGCTGTGCCGGATGGCGCGTCTACTTTATGACGGTGATGCATATCAAGAATTTCAATATCCCATGAGGCGTCTAGACTAGCGGTTGCTTGTTTTGCGAGATTGGTAAGCAGGTTAATCCCGAGACTCATATTGCCGGATTTCACAATCACAGCGTGACGCGCTGCGGCTTCTATTTCGGCCTCTTGATCGGCAGTAAATCCCGTCGTCCCAATGACATGTACAATTCTTGTTTGCGCGGCAAGTGCGGAAAGAGCCGCGCTGGCAGAGGGGTCAGAGAAGTCGATAACGCCATCCGCATCTTTCATAACATTGAGCGCATTATCGGTGACTTTCACGCCAAGCGCGTCTAGCCCTGCTAATTTACCGGCATCTTCATTAAGGGCCGGGCTGTTGGCATGCTCCAATGCGCCCACAAGTGTTAAGCGCTCATCTTCTGCGATGAGGCGGACAAGTGTCTGTCCCATTCTTCCGGCGCAACCATTTACGACAAGTTTCATATGGTTTTAATAGCAGGGGTTTGCTTTGAGGGCTAGTGCCGAGCGAAGCACCTATCAATCATCAAGGCTTTTGAG
This sequence is a window from Candidatus Micropelagos thuwalensis. Protein-coding genes within it:
- the dapB gene encoding 4-hydroxy-tetrahydrodipicolinate reductase, producing MKLVVNGCAGRMGQTLVRLIAEDERLTLVGALEHANSPALNEDAGKLAGLDALGVKVTDNALNVMKDADGVIDFSDPSASAALSALAAQTRIVHVIGTTGFTADQEAEIEAAARHAVIVKSGNMSLGINLLTNLAKQATASLDASWDIEILDMHHRHKVDAPSGTALMLAEAAAEGRDVSLDEVADRGRDGLTGPREHGAIGISALRGGSVVGDHQLILAGPNERLVLSHHAESRDIFAQGALQAALWGGDKSPGLYTMSDVLGL
- a CDS encoding DUF2244 domain-containing protein, with translation MSDEKPFFSAVLRPNCSLNNLGFIVLMSLLSAICLISGIFFLLIGAWPVFGFFGLDILMLYLAFRLNYRAAKRYELVEICDDRLTVTTGWDGVATDLKAFDPYWVRLQLSKSERAVGPLHLTSHGQKLEIASFLGPDERCDFADALGNALQNYRTV
- a CDS encoding methylated-DNA--[protein]-cysteine S-methyltransferase, whose translation is MSQNNNNYAAGFDTPLGRMILLAEDTSTENKKATSMQLIGLGFAGIKMNDEAVIADLSRQLGCQNVLSNPEKLRPLATQILDQPHKVPVSLRGTNFQKKVWRRLMEIPTGTTTTYGKISDNLQSAPRAVGTAVGKNPISLLVPCHRVIGSTGHLHGYRWGLDIKKSLLAAEGAPVSVAL
- a CDS encoding 2,3-bisphosphoglycerate-dependent phosphoglycerate mutase, translating into MGCLVLVRHGKSEWNAKNLFTGWRDPDLTEKGVEEAVQAGKTLKQAGYNFDVAFTSDLQRAQKTCALILDALGLGDLDVIRDQALNERDYGDLAGLNKDDAREKWGDEQVHIWRRSYDIPPPGGESLKDTADRVLPYYQASIKPRLLDGENVLVAAHGNSLRALVMMLENLSQEEILAKEIGTGEPIIYDISSTGAATPKTL